The proteins below are encoded in one region of Mus caroli chromosome 10, CAROLI_EIJ_v1.1, whole genome shotgun sequence:
- the Nfyb gene encoding nuclear transcription factor Y subunit beta isoform X1, with the protein MTMDGDSSTTDASQLGISADYIGGSHYVIQPHDDTEDSMNDHEDTNGSKESFREQDIYLPIANVARIMKNAIPQTGKIAKDAKECVQECVSEFISFITSEASERCHQEKRKTINGEDILFAMSTLGFDSYVEPLKLYLQKFREAMKGEKGIGGAVSATDGLSEELTEEAFTNQLPAGLITADGQQQNVMVYTTSYQQISGVQQIQFS; encoded by the exons ATGGATGGCGACAGCTCTACCACAGATGCTTCCCAGCTAGGGATTTCTGCAGACTACATCGGAGGAAGTCATTATGTGATCCAGCCCCATGATG ATACTGAGGACAGCATGAATGATCATGAAGATACAAATGGTTCAAAAGAAAGTTTCAGAGAACAAGATATTTATCTTCCAATTGCAAATGTGGCTAGGATAATGAAAAATGCCATACCTCAAACAGGAAAG ATCGCAAAAGATGCCAAAGAATGTGTTCAGGAATGTGTGAGTGAATTTATAAGCTTCATAACGTCTGAAGCAAGCGAAAGGTGTCATCAGGAGAAGCGGAAGACAATCAATGGGGAGGATATTCTGTTTGCCATGTCCACTCTAGGCTTTGACAGCTACGtggagcctctgaaactgtacctTCAGAAGTTCAGAGAG GccatgaaaggagagaagggtaTCGGGGGAGCAGTCTCCGCCACAGATGGACTAAGCGAAGAGCTCACGGAAGAGGCATTCA CTAACCAGTTACCAGCTGGCTTAATAACTGCAGATGGTCAACAGCAAAACGTTATGGTTTACACAACGTCTTATCAACAG ATTTCTGGTGTCCAGCAAATTCAGTTTTCATGA
- the Nfyb gene encoding nuclear transcription factor Y subunit beta isoform X2 — protein MDGDSSTTDASQLGISADYIGGSHYVIQPHDDTEDSMNDHEDTNGSKESFREQDIYLPIANVARIMKNAIPQTGKIAKDAKECVQECVSEFISFITSEASERCHQEKRKTINGEDILFAMSTLGFDSYVEPLKLYLQKFREAMKGEKGIGGAVSATDGLSEELTEEAFTNQLPAGLITADGQQQNVMVYTTSYQQISGVQQIQFS, from the exons ATGGATGGCGACAGCTCTACCACAGATGCTTCCCAGCTAGGGATTTCTGCAGACTACATCGGAGGAAGTCATTATGTGATCCAGCCCCATGATG ATACTGAGGACAGCATGAATGATCATGAAGATACAAATGGTTCAAAAGAAAGTTTCAGAGAACAAGATATTTATCTTCCAATTGCAAATGTGGCTAGGATAATGAAAAATGCCATACCTCAAACAGGAAAG ATCGCAAAAGATGCCAAAGAATGTGTTCAGGAATGTGTGAGTGAATTTATAAGCTTCATAACGTCTGAAGCAAGCGAAAGGTGTCATCAGGAGAAGCGGAAGACAATCAATGGGGAGGATATTCTGTTTGCCATGTCCACTCTAGGCTTTGACAGCTACGtggagcctctgaaactgtacctTCAGAAGTTCAGAGAG GccatgaaaggagagaagggtaTCGGGGGAGCAGTCTCCGCCACAGATGGACTAAGCGAAGAGCTCACGGAAGAGGCATTCA CTAACCAGTTACCAGCTGGCTTAATAACTGCAGATGGTCAACAGCAAAACGTTATGGTTTACACAACGTCTTATCAACAG ATTTCTGGTGTCCAGCAAATTCAGTTTTCATGA